A window of the Cannabis sativa cultivar Pink pepper isolate KNU-18-1 chromosome X, ASM2916894v1, whole genome shotgun sequence genome harbors these coding sequences:
- the LOC133032149 gene encoding uncharacterized protein LOC133032149: MENLAFALVISSRKLRPYFQAHSIEVLTNYPLRKVLAKPEASTRLLKWSVELSQFDIKYKPRSAIKGQALADFILEFPSTEVALVEEKIDTNVPNGEGWTLYVDGASNTEGSSGRIILISPNNFKVHAALRFEFSASNNEAEYEALIAGLKLAIEMKIEYLQAFSDSQIVVCQVNGEYLARGEHLAKYLEIVCELLQKFKKVVVSRVPRAHNSHADALARLASTREAELLDVIHVDVLTHPTVSRDEVMEIDVSRKVTWMTPIITYLEKDILPDDKIEARKLRHRAARYVIYDGRLYRRSFSQPLLKCIDGEECDYILREVHGGISGNHTGGNSLALKIMRQGYYWPTLRQDAFNFAKKCDKCHRIATYVNQPPSDLHSITSPWPFAVWGIDLIGDSLKGKAESNTLLSRSTTLPNGPKQRH, from the coding sequence ATGGAAAATCTTGCATTCGCCCTGGTAATATCGTCAAGAAAACTGCGACCTTATTTTCAGGCCCATAGCATTGAGGTTTTAACAAACTACCCTTTGAGGAAAGTCTTAGCAAAGCCAGAGGCATCAACAAGGTTGTTGAAATGGTCAGTAGAGCTAAGCCAATTCGACATCAAGTACAAACCAAGatctgcgatcaaggggcaggCCTTGGCAGATTTCATTCTCGAGTTCCCAAGCACTGAGGTAGCTCTCGTAGAAGAAAAAATTGATACTAATGTGCCAAATGGCGAAGGATGGACTTTGTACGTCGACGGAGCTTCTAATACCGAAGGCTCCAGTGGCAGAATCATACTTATCAGTCCGAACAATTTTAAGGTACATGCCGCTTTACGatttgaattttctgcatctaacaatgaagctgaGTATGAGGCTTTGATCGCAGGATTAAAGCTCGCCATCGAAATGAAGATAGAATACTtacaggcttttagcgactcaCAAATCGTCGTATGCCAAGTAAACGGAGAATATCTGGCCAGAGGTGAGCATTTGGCTAAGTACCTCGAAATAGTATGCGAGTTATTACAGAAATTCAAGAAAGTAGTTGTCTcccgagtaccgcgtgctcataACTCACATGCAGACGCTTTGGCCCGcttggcctcaactagagaagctGAACTGCTCGATGTGATTCATGTTGATGTGTTAACTCACCCGACGGTGAGTCGAGATGAAGTGATGGAGATAGATGTTTCCAGAAAAGTTACTTGGATGACTCCGATAATCACTTACTTGGAAAAGGATATCTTGCCCGATGACAAAATAGAAGCAAGAAAACTGCGACATCGAGCTGCCCGATATGTCATTTATGATGGAAGATTATATCGCAGAAGTTTCAGTCAGCCGCTACTCAAATGCATTGACGGGGAAGAATGCGACTATATACTCCGCGAGGTACATGGGGGTATCAGTGGGAATCATACTGGTGGTAATTCTCTTGCCTTAAAAatcatgcggcaagggtattactggcccaCACTGCGGCAAGACGCCTTCAACTTCGCAAAGAAATGTGACAAGTGTCACCGAATAGCCACGTATGTTAACCAACCTCCGAGTGACTTGCATTCTATCACGAGCCCTTGGCCCTTTGCGGTCTGGGGCATCGACCTGATAGGAGACTCGCTGAAGGGAAAAGCAGAGTCAAATACGCTGTTGTCGCGGTCGACTACTTTACCAAATGGGCCGAAGCAAAGGCACTAG